attaaagctgttttttaaactttgctattAGCATTTAAGTTagcattctttaaaataactCACGCATCTGTTACACTCAGTGTTTTGCTCAAACTTTAATAGCTAAAAACTTCCTTTAAAGAAATTTTAGAGACCATGCAAGATGAGTGTTGCCATACTGTCGGTACTGATTTTAAAGCTAAATTTTGAATTTAGAATAAAAGCTGCTAGTTTTCTGGAATATCACTGTATTTTCATAGCCCCTCAGCAATTGAAATCTGATGGTAAGGATTTCACTAGCACTACTGTTCTCCCCACTCTAATTCCTTGGGGGCAATCACTTCAGCACTGACAGACTGGTTCCCCCTCTGCTTCAATGTTTCATGGGCCCAGGGTGCGGAGGACTACAAAGCGTTGGTAACGCTTCTTCCCCAAGCTAAAAGAAGTCCCCAAAGATGCAGCTATTGCCAGTTCGTCATAGCCTATCTGGTAACTCACACACACTCACTTGAGAGCCACAGACTTGGCCTGCAAGGCTGTGCTCCAGAAATCATCCACCTGCTCTGGAGCTCCATAGGCCTCTAGGCAGGAGCTGAAAGGCACCTTGGCTCGCACCAGCTCAGGCAGtggctgcttctcttcctctgcctgccgCTTCTTTTCCTCATATTCCAGCAGTTCATCTAGAGAATAAAGCAGAGGAGTTAAGGACTGCTTCTAGGTACCTACAAAGCAACCGGTGTAAGCTACACCCAGAGGCAGAATTGGCCTATAGATACACGCCACCAAGAACGGCGCACAAAGTAGACGATGTCTTCCCGATCACTGTTCTGCTACTGCAGTCCCGTTTTGCTGTTAAATCACAGCCCAGCTTGCGGTGTCGGAGGGAAAGGTTCTAGAGGGGACATCACCGTGTCACACCACCTCTGAAGAAATCAGCCCGATCCCACAAAAGCAGGTCAAGGATTGATCTGGCTTCAGAATTGGCAAAGCCAGTCCTTGAGGAAGTCCTTTTCTCATTTAAGGAGTTCTGTAATGAAAGTACAATATCCAAACACAATGTTTGCTACTGTTCTGGCCTTGGCACATTACTGACCTTTGTTGAGTGCAGCATCCATGGGCACAGGCAGCTGCATGATATAGTCCACACGCTGGGTATATTTCACCTTTTCTGTGGCCAGGCACTTCAGCTTCTCCTCCACCAGAAAACGGAAGACCTCATTAGGGTTCTCCGAGCTGCGGCAGTTCCTCTGAAGGAGGAGAGATTAGAAGGATAGATTTAACATCAGAATGGCAGAAATAAGTATCTGCAGTAGCAGCAGTTCCACAGAGGACATGGCTAAAGAGTATCCACTTCTGTACCCAGTCCACCCgaaaagacagcaaagagtaAACTAAGCCAACTTCTGCACCCCAGGAACCCATGCCATTCCTGCTCCTAAAGAAGACAATTTACATCTCCAGCTGTGCCATTCCCAAAAGAGATTCCTCCAAGGAATCAGTCCTGAAAACATGGCAAGCATCTCTCCTCTGCCCCCACAGGTGCTAGCTGGCCCATTTCCCTatgttctctccctctctctgctccagTTGCCAGCTTCTCACCTCCACGCCTCATCCCCTGCTGTGGGGAGAAAATAAAGCTGGGCTTTTCCATGATTTGACAGATAGACTCAACCATTACCTCCACCATGTTGATGAAGTGCAGAAAGAATTCCTGGGCATCCTGCTGTCGGTTAGTGGAAAATTCTGGGTGTCCCTTTCCAATGAGGGACTTAAACATGCGTGGAGCAATGCCATTTTGCATACCCTGCAAATAACAAGGTGGAAAAGGAAGGTGGTCATAATTTGCTAAGCATGCGTCCCGACATGTGGCACTCTACTCTTAGCCATGCTTTTCTTCAGGTGACAGGGCCCTGGAACAATCCCAAGGACATGTCTTCAGAAAGGGTTCTCTCTCCATGCCCCTGTAACACACACAATGCCTCATGCAACAAACACATCATGAGGATGCCATACGCAAGTCTCACCTTCTGATCGGGCTGCTGTTCCCCATCTGCGGAAGCTGGCTTTGAATATTCCCCCGAAAGCAGTCCATGGCCCAGTTTGGCTCTGGAATGATGAAGAAGTCACTGTTAGCATCAAAAAGATTTCTGCAATCCCACATACTCCAGGAGCCACATGAATTCATCCAGCTTTAACACTGCCATGGACTGTCAATCTCAGAGACAAGCTTTCTCTGCTGCACCAGCCAAGATCATCTTATCTTGGtctgctctcatgagacatcATTGACTTGAAAGTTACTAGGACTTCTGGGCATCAATCTCAACCGTTGCTTGCACAGTGGGGAGAACATAAAGGAACAGCTTCCTTTTCCCCACAGAAGGGCAGGTGGTGCTGAGCTATACAGCAGCTGCGTAACAGCCAAATTAAGCTGCAGCCTGACATGAGTAAAGTAGCAGTGTATCTAATTGACTGTGCAGGAGACAACAGGGCAGAGTGAAATTGTCTGAGCCAGAAATAGCATTGCTGTGAGCAGACTGATCACATTTTCCCAGGGGAAAGATCAAGAATGACTGCATGAGGCATTTAATGGACAACAGTGACGTTCAGCGATTTCCTCCTATGCTCAGACTCTCCTACTATTCCACTTCACTCCAGTCCCTCCCCATCACTGTTGCTGTTTGTCTGGAACCAAACCCTACCGATTCCTCCCTTTGCCCAGGCAAAAATCTTTCTGGCTCTCTCAACTTAATCCCCTCCTCAGTGAACACCTCACCCCAGGCTGTCAAAATTTAGAATCCGCTGAACTCTCTTCCACAAATGCCTCCTTCCATTTCTCCACCCCAAACCTCCATACACTGCTTTGCTGTTTTAGAGCAGATGTAGCACAGaattcatgtatttaaaatgcaatacCCTCCCAAATCTTGTGTTCCTTCTTCTGTATATTCTCCTGCTACTGCTCGCACAATACCCTCTTGCAGGAAGCCTTTTTAAGCATATATAAATTATCCACTGAGAATAAAGTTGCTTAAATCTATGTATTTCTTTGCTCTTAGCCATCTCCCTCCATCGCAGAGAGCAAGCACCTTTTTTGCTGTTACGCAGATAGAATATGCCTACCGGAAATCCCCCTGTGGTACTGCATTCCCCAAATAATAAATTTAAGAGCCTCTCATGAACACTGAGGTGCATTCTGTCCTCTGCATCTAGGGCATTCAGCTGAACTGTCTTGGCTTAGATCCTTATTGATCACTGAGGATCAGTGTCTCTGCTGATGGACATAGAAACAGAGAGGCGAGGCTTGAGGGAGAAACCTGCAGCAAAGCACACGGTAGCAGCGCAGAGGGGACGCACCGAGGCAGCCTCAGCCTTCCTTCTCTCACCAAAACACTACGTACACTTGTGTGCTGAAGTCCTGTGTGGGGTCCGAAGGTGCATTTTGGAATatcttctccagcttgtccacaTACCTGCAAAGCAAGACGGAGCACTCTAAGGGACATACAGGTTCACCTAGTCAAGACACAGTTCTGAGCCTGATTACTGTAACAGAAGCTCCCAGCTCTAGGAGACCTTTGTACTGATCCCAGGGGATCCCAGGCTAATGGAAAGGAGTGATTAAGCTCACTTACTTTCTCTGGAAGTCTGGGATACTGAACAGCACCTGCATCACAGAATTGAGGTAGCAACTGTTGCCCAGGTTACGGATACCGGTGTACCCAGGCCCATAGAGGGGCTTGAGCTGCACGCCAGACTCCTGGATGAGCTCCCACTCCCCAATGCGCTGGTTCATGTCTATTTCCAGTTCTGTCATTGTCTTGTCTGTCTGTGGagggaaagaacaggaaaagccCTCAAAGAAGACTCAAGGTGTGGAAAGTGCAATGCTGCAGAGAAACATAGAATCAAATCcattctgttttattaaattagAAGAGGAGGAAGATACAAGAATTGTTTTCAAGTATCTGGATACCTGGGACAGAAAGAGGAGTGGTAGGAAACATGGGAGAAATCTGAACCATCCCCTGTAAAGAGGCATGGAAATCGCACACTAACACTGAATCTGAGGGAACAAAGCTCAGTGCCTGGGAACCTCCCTGCCCACAGTACTGACACAGAACCCCAAGGAAATAAACCCGAGGGacaggaaagaaaggcaaaaaagacaATGAAAGAAGAGAGGCAGACGAGACAACTCTCTGCCCGACAAAAACCAGGGTTTCTTGACCAGGAATGACTCTGCATAGCCACAGAAAGCTGGGATCCAGCTAAGACACCTCAGAGTTGCTTCTTTCACCCTGTGGGCCTATGGAGGACCACTCCTCCCCTCCTCACCTTCTGCATCTTGAGCATGTCAATCCCAAAGTGAGCAAGGTGTTCTGCCAGGTTGGGATCCAACACCATGTCATCCTCGTCGTAGGAGTAGACGTCTATGCAGgaacacagaggaaaaggagagactTATAATGGCCTGTCATCTAACATTCACTGCTGGATGAAGAGAACAGAGTGCTCAGAACTGGGAGTTTTGACAAACTGAGCAGGTGGGGTTTCTCTCCTTTCTCAGGAGAGTAGCATAACAAGACATGCTCCAAAACATGTGACAAGACAACTTTGTCATTGGTCAAGGTACAGAGGTACATGTATGTCTGGAGTGAGGAAAGTGGGTTACTGTGCCATATACTCTCTACTCAGGCTTTGCACACAAAATTCCACATCCCACCACAGAAAATAAGACAGCAACCTGGATAACTATTCTAAACCCCTCCAAAttaaaagggaggggaggaggaaggcaaggtGTTATCAGCTGGTTCTTTGTCTGCCACAAGAAGTAGGTCAGAGTGGGAAAGTCCATGATACCATGACACTGAATGTTCCAGGTCATAAGATGGGCAACACCAGCCTAATTCCTGGAAATCTTCCCTGACTTCCCTTTGTCAGAGACCACAGTCAGCCTGAGTGATGCCTGGCGTCTATAACCCTCACAGGATCCCCCTTCTCACCAGCCCCATCAGGAGTAATTGTTCCCAGTTTCACAGCCAGTGGGTAGCCAGTTTCCCGATAATGCTCAACCGCATGATTGTTGCCACCACTGCCATCAAAATAGCGCCGACCACAGAGGATGGCTCCATCAGTCATGTTCAGCCACAGGTTCTCCCTCATGTCACACTTGCTGCACTTCCAGCCACTATTGACAGGGAACAGAGAAAATTAGGGTGAAAACCTTTGGGTTCTACCTCCCAAGCCCTCTCCATTACTACCCACTGACCATAGTATAAGCAATCTCATTCCTCTTGTACTTCAGAATACTGAGCATCCTGAAATACCTTAGTTTGCCATTTCTCCTGGATTTATTATGACAAGGCACACTCAGAGACTCGCAAAAGAAGTCCCATctgctgctgcagtccaggaCAGAAGAAGAAGGTAATGGGGGTGGGGCTGGAATACAGAGCGACACAGCTAGTTTCAGTACTATGCTTACCACGGTGGGATGCGGACATCATTCTGAAGTTGGTGCAGGGAAAAAGCGTGTTTGGATACACGCCGAACCTCCCCATCCCAAGCCTGCACCTCCTGCTTCCGTGAGGCTGAATCTGCTGTCAGGATGGCCTCGACTGCACTGGCAATCTGGAATtaggacagcaggaaaaaaaatgaaggacaCAAGGAGAGAAGCTTCCAGTGCCACAACACTCCACATTTAGGCTCAGGTTGGCAAGTCAGTTGTGCTAGGGCAGCATTCAGGAGCCTCAGTCACAAGCCAGGGCTCCGTAATATATAGCACTGTACAAGTGTAGAACAACCCTGCTTACTCCAAGCTGAGACTTCACAGCAGCTCTGCACGATCCCTTTTACAGGACAGCGGTTCCTTCTCTGTAATGGTGCGTTTCCTCCTTACCAATAGAAAACACAGCCCTCCACCCAAACATACCCTGTCTCTGACCATGTCTGGTAGTCCCTCCAGCCCATCACGAGGAATATCCAAGTGCTCTgggaaaattactatttttacatCTTCGTCATATTCAAACTTTTCCTCTGTGATGTCAAATCCACCTTCTACAcctacaggaagaaaaaacattgcGGTAACAGGTAAAACTAAATAGCTTCTGAGGCCCCTTTGCCCATACCTCACATGAAATAAGGCCCCATGATTAAGGCAAAGCTCTAGATCAACGATCCACATCCTTCTTCTATTTCTGGATCCCGAAGTTTCTGCTGGAGGTGTGGACTTAACAGGAACAAATATAAGCCTAGCGACAATGGGTTTGCTTTTCCCAGCTCTTTTTAGAGATGCTTAGAAGGAATCTCCAGACCCTGACTACAACCCGAAAAAAGACCCGCTCTAGAGAGACAGTCACCAGAACAGAGCCATGCTAAAGTACTGCTGTTCATCCTTCACAGTATATCCAAGACGATGAATGGAGATGTACATGAAGAGATCATATTCTAACCCTGTTCAAAGGTCTAGTCTACCAGCATCTTTAAGGAGCCTGGCTCTGCTTCTTGCCTTTTCCAGGAAGGACAGGTCAGAGTCCCGAACTTAAGCGAGGAGAACCAGAACATGTAGAATTACAGAAAAAGTCTTAGGAAAGGTATACAGCTAGTAGTTTCTCATGCCCACCTAGGCATGCTTTCCAGAGGTTGCAATAGAAATGGGAGTTCCATACATAAGAGGTTATTTGCCAGTTGTCAAGAGTCACGATGGACGGTCACCAAAAAGTAACATTTGCAGTGGAGGAACAGTTTCTGATTTATATAGGTACTCAGGAAAAAACCTTGGCCTTTCCTGTTCTCCAAGAGTTGACACCTTACATCCCAGAGGGAAATAG
This genomic interval from Calonectris borealis chromosome 1, bCalBor7.hap1.2, whole genome shotgun sequence contains the following:
- the USP5 gene encoding ubiquitin carboxyl-terminal hydrolase 5 isoform X2, which produces MAELSEALLSVLPSIRVPKAGDRVHKDECAFSFDTPESDGGLYICMNTFLGFGKQYVEKHYQKTGQRVYLHLKRTRKPKEEDTNSSAGDPPRKKPTRLAIGVEGGFDITEEKFEYDEDVKIVIFPEHLDIPRDGLEGLPDMVRDRIASAVEAILTADSASRKQEVQAWDGEVRRVSKHAFSLHQLQNDVRIPPCGWKCSKCDMRENLWLNMTDGAILCGRRYFDGSGGNNHAVEHYRETGYPLAVKLGTITPDGADVYSYDEDDMVLDPNLAEHLAHFGIDMLKMQKTDKTMTELEIDMNQRIGEWELIQESGVQLKPLYGPGYTGIRNLGNSCYLNSVMQVLFSIPDFQRKYVDKLEKIFQNAPSDPTQDFSTQVAKLGHGLLSGEYSKPASADGEQQPDQKGMQNGIAPRMFKSLIGKGHPEFSTNRQQDAQEFFLHFINMVERNCRSSENPNEVFRFLVEEKLKCLATEKVKYTQRVDYIMQLPVPMDAALNKDELLEYEEKKRQAEEEKQPLPELVRAKVPFSSCLEAYGAPEQVDDFWSTALQAKSVALKTTRFASFPDYLVIQIKKFTFGLDWVPKKLDVSIEMPEELDISALQGTGLQDGEEEMPDIAPPLVTPDEPKAPMLDESVIIQLVEMGFPMDACRKAVYYTGNSGVEAAMNWVMSHMDDPDFANPLVLPGSSGPGSTIACPDPPSEDSVATIVSMGFSRDQAMKALRATNNSLERAVDWIFSHIDDLDAEAAMDISEGRSAAESISESVPVGPKVRDGPGKYQLFAFISHMGTSTMCGHYVCHIKKDGRWVIYNDQKVCASEKPPKDLGYIYFYQRIPS
- the USP5 gene encoding ubiquitin carboxyl-terminal hydrolase 5 isoform X1, which codes for MAELSEALLSVLPSIRVPKAGDRVHKDECAFSFDTPESDGGLYICMNTFLGFGKQYVEKHYQKTGQRVYLHLKRTRKPKEEDTNSSAGDPPRKKPTRLAIGVEGGFDITEEKFEYDEDVKIVIFPEHLDIPRDGLEGLPDMVRDRIASAVEAILTADSASRKQEVQAWDGEVRRVSKHAFSLHQLQNDVRIPPCGWKCSKCDMRENLWLNMTDGAILCGRRYFDGSGGNNHAVEHYRETGYPLAVKLGTITPDGADVYSYDEDDMVLDPNLAEHLAHFGIDMLKMQKTDKTMTELEIDMNQRIGEWELIQESGVQLKPLYGPGYTGIRNLGNSCYLNSVMQVLFSIPDFQRKYVDKLEKIFQNAPSDPTQDFSTQVAKLGHGLLSGEYSKPASADGEQQPDQKGMQNGIAPRMFKSLIGKGHPEFSTNRQQDAQEFFLHFINMVERNCRSSENPNEVFRFLVEEKLKCLATEKVKYTQRVDYIMQLPVPMDAALNKDELLEYEEKKRQAEEEKQPLPELVRAKVPFSSCLEAYGAPEQVDDFWSTALQAKSVALKTTRFASFPDYLVIQIKKFTFGLDWVPKKLDVSIEMPEELDISALQGTGLQDGEEEMPDIAPPLVTPDEPKGSLGFYGNEDDDSFCSPHFSSPTSPMLDESVIIQLVEMGFPMDACRKAVYYTGNSGVEAAMNWVMSHMDDPDFANPLVLPGSSGPGSTIACPDPPSEDSVATIVSMGFSRDQAMKALRATNNSLERAVDWIFSHIDDLDAEAAMDISEGRSAAESISESVPVGPKVRDGPGKYQLFAFISHMGTSTMCGHYVCHIKKDGRWVIYNDQKVCASEKPPKDLGYIYFYQRIPS
- the USP5 gene encoding ubiquitin carboxyl-terminal hydrolase 5 isoform X3; protein product: MNTFLGFGKQYVEKHYQKTGQRVYLHLKRTRKPKEEDTNSSAGDPPRKKPTRLAIGVEGGFDITEEKFEYDEDVKIVIFPEHLDIPRDGLEGLPDMVRDRIASAVEAILTADSASRKQEVQAWDGEVRRVSKHAFSLHQLQNDVRIPPCGWKCSKCDMRENLWLNMTDGAILCGRRYFDGSGGNNHAVEHYRETGYPLAVKLGTITPDGADVYSYDEDDMVLDPNLAEHLAHFGIDMLKMQKTDKTMTELEIDMNQRIGEWELIQESGVQLKPLYGPGYTGIRNLGNSCYLNSVMQVLFSIPDFQRKYVDKLEKIFQNAPSDPTQDFSTQVAKLGHGLLSGEYSKPASADGEQQPDQKGMQNGIAPRMFKSLIGKGHPEFSTNRQQDAQEFFLHFINMVERNCRSSENPNEVFRFLVEEKLKCLATEKVKYTQRVDYIMQLPVPMDAALNKDELLEYEEKKRQAEEEKQPLPELVRAKVPFSSCLEAYGAPEQVDDFWSTALQAKSVALKTTRFASFPDYLVIQIKKFTFGLDWVPKKLDVSIEMPEELDISALQGTGLQDGEEEMPDIAPPLVTPDEPKGSLGFYGNEDDDSFCSPHFSSPTSPMLDESVIIQLVEMGFPMDACRKAVYYTGNSGVEAAMNWVMSHMDDPDFANPLVLPGSSGPGSTIACPDPPSEDSVATIVSMGFSRDQAMKALRATNNSLERAVDWIFSHIDDLDAEAAMDISEGRSAAESISESVPVGPKVRDGPGKYQLFAFISHMGTSTMCGHYVCHIKKDGRWVIYNDQKVCASEKPPKDLGYIYFYQRIPS